The sequence GAATTCCTGGCCCCGCACGCCCGAGTCTCGAACCTCCACACCCGGACCACGGTCCCCGCCGCCCTCAGACGAAGTCATCAGTCCGCAGCATTGCTCCTCTGGCGAGAGGCGATGCAGCAGGCGGCTTGATTCTCAAGCCGCCTGCTGAGATCCTTCAGCCCCACCGGGGTTATGTTGCCAGAACCCCACAACCAGAGAAGTTAGGGGTAGCGTTTGACTCCTGGCGTCCAGCGTGGCTTCTCCAAGATGCCCACAGCCGTCGGCATGACTTTGCTAGCCAGGCCGGTCGCTAAATAATCGCCGCACCCTTCACCTGTGTCGAAATATGGCTCGTCCAGTTGACCCACGCTGTTGATCACTGTGATGGCACCTGTCGAAGCATCCACTGTAAGGATATGCCACCAATGGCCGACACCTTGTGGAGGTCGGATAAGTTCGACAACACCAGACTCACCCACAACCTCCAGCGCAGCACCTGCACCGGCGAAGGTATCAGACTCACTGTAATTGTGCGCCATAATGTGATAAGTCCCCGAACTTTGAGCAAGCTTGCTGATCCGGATCACTTCTGGGCCAAAACCAGCCATAACATCGACTTCAAGACGGGCATCTGGGCAAGCCCAGTCCCAGCCCTGACGACCATAATAAGTGTGATAAGGCGTAGTGTCAGGTAGCCACAGATGTAGATCCAAATCTGCAGGCGTTTCATTCCATCTCAAGACAAAACTCGCTGGACCAGTAATAGTCTTTTTGCGCTCGTTTACCACAATAGTGATTGACTTTCTCAGGTTAGCATCCGTTGCAGATGTGGCCGTCAGCGTATATATCCCAGGTGCAGAAGGAGCTCTGTAGTTAACACTCCCATCTGACAAAGCTGTCACCTGCCCACCCGTGGTCGTCCATATAAGATTCCGATTGGTCAAGCGTTGAGGGCCAGAAACCATGCCCGAGAAAGCTCTTACATCATTAACAATCATATTGGCAGTCAACGGCGCAATGGTAACATCGGGCAGATTTGGATCTACGCCAGCACTGTAATAAGCCCAATCCGGATCACCTGTGATACCGACGTCGACTATACATTTCTTGAGTAGAATCTGACTCAACACTCCAGCCTGACGGCACACCTGTTGAGCACTGGCAATTTGCTCCGCGTTTAAGGAGTGTAAACCAGAGTATTGGATCGGGAAATTGCGATTTGTAAAGGTGTAGGTGCTCTCACCTGTACCATAATCAAAGAGCGATTCACTTGATTGAATACGCCAGCTCTCGCCAAAGACATGGTAGAGCGTTGGTGTCGGAATAGGAGCCGCCAAAACTTGGCCGCTACGCGTCTGGTAATCATTACTGATGTTGCCATCGAAATTTCCAAGCAAGCCGGTCAGACGCCCAGCACGTTCCGGCGCCACGGTGACAGTGACGCGTCCAAGCATATCCTGCCCGAGAATGGCCGTAAGATGACTACCATCAAGCCAAGTGACCATCACCTCTGTGCCATCGAACGAGACGGTACCACCCCCAAGTAAAGGGATGAACAGAGGCTTCCCTTTTTCTACATTCAGTGGCGCTCCATTAATCAGAATACGAGGAGCACCTGTGGTACTAGCGTAAAGAGCAACGCGGTCACCCTCCACCTGCATGGCAATAGCTGCATTCGCTGACATGCTGCCTAGCGGGGTATAGCGTGCCTGAATCTGAAAAGTGTCATCCAGAGACTTGGAAAGAATAAATTCGCCAACAGCTTGGAAACTATACACTTGCTGCTCGAATGTACTGATGTGGGGGTCGCCAAAACTAGAGGCATGACCTGGCTGATTGGGCAATGGGAGGGTCGAGCCCTGTCCTCCATCACCACTTCCATTGCCATTCCCACGCCCCTCATCCGGGTCGGGAGCATTCTCGGGGGGAGTTGGAGGCAGGGGGACTGGCGTTGGCGTTGGCGTTGGCGTTGGCGTTGGCGTTGGCGTTGGCGTTGGCGTTGGCGTTGGCGTTGGCGTTGGCGTTGGCGTTGGGCTGCCGCCTGAGCCATAGCCGGAACTGCAGCCTGTGCCTTCAGCATCACTACCGGGATCCGAGACCGTGGCCTCCGCAAAATTCCCATGATGTTCATTATAGGCTGCGCGTCCCAATGTAAGAAGACTTGCGGAGGCATATGCGAAATTGGCAAATGTAGCTACCCTGCCCGCAGAGCCTTTGGTAACATTTTTTAATACGTCATCGATCTGTTCAGTAAACGATGCTTTATCAATGAGTGTTGAGCCGCCTTCCTTTAGCAAAGCAGTGAAAAGCTCGGCCTGCTCTCTCATAAATCCCGCAGTACTTGTAACAACGTTAGCTAATTTTTCATTCCTCTCGTCGGGAGTTTTAGCTTCTCGCATTTCCTTAATCGCTAGCCCTATATCACCACTCACTGCGGCAGTGTTAAACGCCCTAAGGATAGATTGGGCTGCGGGTCCTTGGGCAAGTCGGGCTATATCCTTACCCTCAAGACCAACGCCAAGCACTTGAGCAAAATTATTCAATGCTGTTAAAACATTTATAGTAGACGCGGTGTTGAAATAGTTTCCATCATTGCCACCCATTTTGGTGGATACCGCAACTACTCTAAATTTATCTGTAGTTGAGTCAAATCCCCTAGCCTGTAATTCTTTGCGAACATCATCTTTTTCAAATCTATCGTTACGTGACCCAGCCAGTCCAATAGCCCAATCAGCCACACCAATTCCTGTCGCAGGATCTGGCGGGGAGAGATAAACCATACCAACGTTATTCGACAAAACATCTTGAAATGAATCGATTTTTGCGCTTGCTGGCACG comes from Deinococcus aquaedulcis and encodes:
- a CDS encoding VWD domain-containing protein is translated as MTRYALLLTSLLLTACGTRDPGPTPTPRVDVTTKQLTTSPGGLQVHIQSEASWETLSLTLRYDASKIELIDASAPSHIVETQIIAPGQALLLVHRQNETAPLSLRFRKLTGEDADVSIQVIDLVNQDQSLSVQGGMSVATLNGGPNAVQSKSLSSVLAGQTLKSLPLSNSVSASWSIRPMGDIDLDGRVSLLDGRLLIKVLTGNQLLNDEQKYAADLKDDGVVNGGDLAALTFKLGLQSFGLQLPIPSVHPRNVSAAVTNAGSILVSNAGTGRLESQAKASVPWLRLERQSLAAADLWQTHVASEAVVGQSGEVTIRAGTQDRIVRVNVKADPSTRQAQRTSFTIDPREATGAVAVLSAFEKVNLRASSILAFIRQDASVVMAKNASNEVVAMDVLTAGVHETAVFNAERSAVALVLTSVEMIGIQGSKRVQYAQSVYNHPNFGLLVQMIRAQGRLQMSARELDLAGSMARDLIRDSLEADRISTVQLEAALTELMKAIEENTEIVGATPTFSLKNSLSPLAVECQFKFSSLLTVTQHGEDIKVTNRSPLAVNAYLVPASAKIDSFQDVLSNNVGMVYLSPPDPATGIGVADWAIGLAGSRNDRFEKDDVRKELQARGFDSTTDKFRVVAVSTKMGGNDGNYFNTASTINVLTALNNFAQVLGVGLEGKDIARLAQGPAAQSILRAFNTAAVSGDIGLAIKEMREAKTPDERNEKLANVVTSTAGFMREQAELFTALLKEGGSTLIDKASFTEQIDDVLKNVTKGSAGRVATFANFAYASASLLTLGRAAYNEHHGNFAEATVSDPGSDAEGTGCSSGYGSGGSPTPTPTPTPTPTPTPTPTPTPTPTPTPTPVPLPPTPPENAPDPDEGRGNGNGSGDGGQGSTLPLPNQPGHASSFGDPHISTFEQQVYSFQAVGEFILSKSLDDTFQIQARYTPLGSMSANAAIAMQVEGDRVALYASTTGAPRILINGAPLNVEKGKPLFIPLLGGGTVSFDGTEVMVTWLDGSHLTAILGQDMLGRVTVTVAPERAGRLTGLLGNFDGNISNDYQTRSGQVLAAPIPTPTLYHVFGESWRIQSSESLFDYGTGESTYTFTNRNFPIQYSGLHSLNAEQIASAQQVCRQAGVLSQILLKKCIVDVGITGDPDWAYYSAGVDPNLPDVTIAPLTANMIVNDVRAFSGMVSGPQRLTNRNLIWTTTGGQVTALSDGSVNYRAPSAPGIYTLTATSATDANLRKSITIVVNERKKTITGPASFVLRWNETPADLDLHLWLPDTTPYHTYYGRQGWDWACPDARLEVDVMAGFGPEVIRISKLAQSSGTYHIMAHNYSESDTFAGAGAALEVVGESGVVELIRPPQGVGHWWHILTVDASTGAITVINSVGQLDEPYFDTGEGCGDYLATGLASKVMPTAVGILEKPRWTPGVKRYP